TTTTTGTTTATATAGGTAAAGAAGTAAGGCCAATCACTTTGGTGTATTCATGTGGAAAAAGTTATGATTGGTGGCTTGATCCTTTAGTACAAGTATTAACATTAATCTAATTGACATTTTTCATCCATGTGGTAATGGTGGCACTATTAATTGTTTATTTAAGTTTAGTGTTACGGTACATGGCAACTGTAAATGAAacttatttgattttattagctTATTGTTAACAAATTGAAGCAAATGTTTTTGTTGACATTGTTAGGCAATTCTATACAAGTAATTGAGAAGGTTGTTTGTGCTTGATCATTACAATTACACATATTACCAATTTGTATAATGGTGAGATTCAGGAAGCTAATATTTCAATCTTATTTTCTTCATGATGGTTGTATGTTATAGTACCATGTGATATAGATCTGTTTTTAAAGTGATATAACATTTTCTATTGTTTGATGGAATCTTAATGCACTCAGGTAGCAAAAAAGCTTACGAATCCTTTTGAAGTCCTATGGAAGTCTTTCAGCCTTGTGTTCTTTGCGGTGAGCATTCTTTTGACATTTATCTTTATCTTCCTTTGTGAAGACATCGAAATCGAATGCATTTTATGAAAAAACTCAAGCGGCAGCATATTTAAACATATCATCTCAGTAAAATGTACATTGCTTGTACAAATTGTTGAAATATGTTTCTAGGAATGGGGTGACCGCTCAATGCTGGCAACAATTGCTCTTGGGGCTGCACAGGTGTGGTTGTACGAATATGCATATGATTATCTTAAATATCCAGCATATATAGCAGCAAATATCATCATTCCAAGTTCATATTTTTTATCAGTCTCCTTGGGGGGTAGCTGGTGGAGCTATTGCTGGACACCTAGTTGCCACATCTATTGCAATCGTAGGTGGAAGTTTTCTTGCCAACTACATTTCCGAGAAACTGGTAGGTCCTCATCGTTTATTTTTTATCTCACAAGTTGTCTGGTTGAATATTTAGGTTCGGATCTGGTTTGTGCTGCTAAAAGATGACATTTAATTTTCAGGTTGGTTATTTAGGTGGTGTCTTATTTCTAATTTTTGCTGCGGCTACACTTCTTGGAGTTTTCTAATAGCTGGAAAGACATGACATTTTATTCTAAATCCATTGAAGAAACATTCTGTGTTCCAACGATACAACACAAGAATAAGGGGATTGTAAGGTGAGGTATATGTTCTTCCCCATGAGTTTAATTGTTTGGTTTCATGGTCAGGTTATTAGTTCTTGTGAGTTTAAGACGTTGGTTTCACCTGAAGAAACACACTGTGAGGTAACCTGTAGAGTAATATGATATGTTACACCAATTTTACCTTTCAATATGGCCTGAGACACTGAGCTTAAGCATTGTGTTGAAACAAATGGAACTGTGACCAGAGCTTGGCGgtcctttctttttttaattttgatctaCTGAGATGTTCATGTGAAATGTATGGATTTAGTCTAATAAGAGAAGATACGTTCACTTTCTAGCACCTGTAGGGTTGTCTCGGACAGATGTTGGCTTTGAGTTGGACTAATTATCAATAGGTTACGTTGCATGGGGCTGTTTGTAGACATTGCTATGTTATTTTACTTCCGTATGTCAGATTTTCCCGGTTATTCATATGGTTTATCGTTGTCTTATATTTGACTGTGAAAACTTAaacgaataaaaaaaaaagaagtcaagCCCACTTGATATCatttctgattttgatattttttcttagttTATAGCATATAGTAGTAGAACCTCTTTCATCCTGTTTTCTTAGAAGTAACATGTCTAGTGGTTTTTAATTTTACTTATCTAAAGATTGTAGACTGTTTCAGATATGCATGGTCCAGCGGGTTGCAACTATACTTCAATGTGCAAATATTGGGAAAAAAGTGAAAGTTATTATTATAATGAGTGAGATGACTTTTCTTTagaaaaatagtaaaaaaaagggGGTAACTTTAAGAAGTTATTATTATAATGAGTGGATAAAAGTTTCATATTCAAAGTCATAAGGTCGTCCTTTGTTACTCTTAGATGTGTGGTCAATCATaccaaaaagggaaaaaaagtatTTTACCTTAAAAAAGGTCCTCAATTTTAGTCAAATGACCTTCCTTAATTAGTTTTTATTTGaggtattttttatcattttgataaaaatatccctTGGTTCTCCATCAGTTGTCTTCTTTGTCGTCGCCCTGGTATCTATCGTGAGTGGCGTTGtctctttccttttttctccttccttttttctttttcctttcttctcctcctcccttttgttGATGTTAGTCCTTCCTCATTCCCTTCATGTAGCATCGCATTTGAGTGTCACTCTTATCATTCTTCTTTATTGCCTATGTAACATCGGTAGAATGTGGGCAAGCATATGTGCACAAGTGGTGAAGGCAATAGAGAGGTAGGACCTGTGCCGATCGAGAGGAGCGCTTGGATGTGGTGGGGACGGGGGGCTCGTCGGTAGGTGGTGGCGTAGAGGATGGCTAACTAAGCAGCAAATGAGGGAATAAGGAGGTCGTTGTGGCTGTGGCCTTGTGAGGGGGTGTGGGGGCTCATAAGGTTGTCACAATTATACCTTAAACTCTTCTCTAATTATCGCTTTGTGGGCAGTGCTATATAGGCAAAAGAGGAAGGGGATAAGGTTATCGCCATGGGCAACACTATAGAACGGTAGgataggaggagaaggggaaagggAGGAAGCAACGGGCGTTGTCACTTACGGTGAGAGCAGGAGTTGGCAATAGCACAAGTGACGATAATTGGGTGCTATTGGTGGAGGGTAGAAGGGTTTTTTTATCCAATTTATGAAAAAAGCTACTCTTAGGGTAAAAACCAAGGAGATTATTATTTGCAACccatttttactatttataatctcatttaaaaaaattaaagatcactatttgtaatcttttttttatttataatttcatattaaaattaaatatttctaaGATAGGCTTTAGTAAATAAACATATATGttcttaatttataatttaattgtaATAAAATCTTTTCACTCGGAACTTATAACcccatttctttctttcttttttttcttctttatctcCTCCTTCGATTAATCATGAGgtgatataaaatgataaaaaagacAACTAAATGAGATGAATTGAAGATTGAATAAGGTGAGATGAGTAGTTTTTGATATTTGTTatgatgatttaatatttttaggaTTATGTCCATTATGTAATAGTCGAAAAGATATCATTTTTTGTGTCAATTATATTAACTTAAAAGATGTTATGTTTTAGACTTTTGCGAACTACGCAGGTGTGCAGGAGAGTGCATGAGCAGTGGCAAGAGCAAATGCTAGTAGAGTGGTGAGGTTgtggggaaagagaaaaaggaaaaaaaaaggataaaagtgAAATTAGAGgggctataaataataaaatattattttgttaatTTTCAAGGCTTGTAAATAGTAAAGAGATTGTGAATAGTAAGGAGTCTCAAAATAATAAGctcatcaaaatatttaatatttctaaattatcTATTTGTAAATTGATATAATATAATCTCTTCTTCCATCACCTTTTCCTGTTCTTCCTCGGAGGACGACATCGAGGGGGCGATGAGTGAGATCAGATGGTGTCACCCGGCGATGAGTGATATTGACAGTAAGCGACATCGATGATGAgaataaaataagaaattatgagaaaaaaaaaccaaTAATACATGGacgataaataataatataatatttttattttttttaaataaattatcaaTAATAGAGCGAGGGTTGTGAATAATAATATTCAAAATTAATTAGGGAGTCATTCGTTAAAAACAACACTCAGAACTTTTTTAGGTAAAAGAATGAAAGGCATGTGAGATTAATAGCCTCCTGATATTCAAAGGAAACACTTCCTTACATTCGAATTAATTAATTGCTCAATCAATAATAGCACGTAGAAAGCTCCGTTAAACTGGTCACTATATCACAAGAAAATGCTGATACGTTGActttaaagaaaaagataaaaaaacttTATGgtaaaaaattcattcatttcacttaatccaaataaaaagaataaaacagGGTTATGCTGGGAAAGATTTATTTGTCTgcaaaagttttttttatttggaatttcacTGAATCCAATTTCACATTTGGTAAaagacttacttcacatttgcaattgcaaaacaaaaaaaaaaaatcacaaatatgtctaaaaaaatatcaatatttgcaagtttattttttaaaaaatattggtttatttgtcaaagaaaaaagaatgcattataaaaaataatttaatatcattaattatATCATTTGAATTAGTATATAGTTAttagatcttttattttgattaacctcttttttttttaattcataaattaataaattagggaagaaaatatataattatacctGCTAAAAAACAGATTCCTTCATAGTTAATAGGGTCCTCACCACTTATCCAATTCTCCCAGTCCTCGATTGAATTGGCATTTTGGTCTTTGATATTTTTGAacgtataataaaatattttggaaGTAACGATAGAAttcctttaaaatattaaatatagaataaattaaaaaaaaaatgaaaaagttcTCGTGCGACAAAACCAGAAGACAAGGAAACAAAACAATTCGCAAGCCTTGGTCTTGGAATCTTCGTTTAAAGAAGCAAAAATCTGGCAACAAAAACATCACCAAAAGCGTTTTCACGGAACGAAaacataaaacaaggaaacaaaaCAATGTttggagaagcaaaaagttggcaACAGAAACATTGCCAGACCCTCGTGTCCCACGCACGGCTAATCTCCCTCTGTGTGTGCCTGTGTGAAATCCAAGTTCCTATTTCTCCCCTTACTTGGTTATGATTGTTATGATGGTGGGTTGCTTTGCCTTACAGGAGGAGACAAGAAAGACTCTTGAAGTCAGAATCAAGTCCTCTGTTGGGGAGTTTGCTCCTTTTCCCGTGGTCCGGAGGGTGAAATCTTCGCATTGTGTCGCGACGGATGATGACATGTTGGGGAATTTGGTACGCATGACATGATCCGGCCCGACCCAATCCTGTGTCTTCAGCGGACCCGAACTCGACCCAATCGTTCGCTCCACACTAATGAGCTACTCCAAATCTGAAGGCGCAACCAACCACGATTCCCTTCCTCGCTCGCACGCCCGATGCCCTGCTCTCTGTGGAGGCGCTCCGTGCAGTCCTCCCTCGCCCTCTGCCACTTCGACTCCATCCCCATCTCCCCTGGCCTTCCTCTCCTCCATCGCCGGCACTGGGCCCTGCCGTGTGAGTCCCTCCTCTCCGACAGCGAGTCCTCGTCCGCCCCCGAAGACTGCTGCTCCCACCACTACCACTACCCGAGAACCACCGAGAGGATCAGCTACCGACCGTGCAGGCTCGCCGCCTCCCGACGAAGGTACTACTTGTCAAGACAATGGTTCTGCAGGGCCGATATGATGAAGAGGATGCGGGCCAACCTCTCGCACCGGGGCTGGATTCTGGGCTCTCCGAATTCGCTCGAAGTCGAACTGTGCGAGCGCAATGTGGTCGCCCTGCTGAACGATCTGTTCGAGGGCAGCTCCGACGCGGCGCTGGCTTTCTACTTCTTTCGGCTGTCGCAATGGTACAACGGTTCGAAGCACGGCGTCCGTGCGGTTTCCACTATGGTGCACATAGCGGTCACCGGGAATATGAACCACATCGCAGTGAAGCTTCTCCGAATTATTGCTAGGAATGTTGACGAGCACAGCGACGGAGTACAGCATCAGCTGGTGTTTGGTGTACTGAGAGAAACTTGCACTAATAGGAGAGTTTTGGAAACTGTATATAGCATGCTCGTTATGTGTTACGTAGATAAAGGAATGGTCAAGATGGCTATTAGGTTGGTGGATGATATGAGGAACCTTGGCATGTACCCGACCATCCGTGTCTACAATTCTCTGATCAAGCTTCTGCTGGAATCCAAGCAGTACGAAGTTGCATGGCAAGTATTTGTGGAAATGCCTAGTAGCTCGTTTGGCTCTAACCAGTGTATCGTAAGGATCGTAAGCTTATTTATCCGGGAGCTCGGTGCTCATGGTGACTTCGACTGTGCTTGTAAATTGCTCTTTGAGATTCAGAAATACGGTGGCCAAGCCGATGTTGTTGTGTATACAACGATGATAAATGCCTTGTGCAAATGGGGGCTCCTCAAAGAGGCAGCTGCTCTATTATATAAAATGTTGCAGTTGGGCATCTCTCATGATGATGTTTTGGTTTCTTCAGTTGTCAATGGCTACTGCAAAGCTGGTAGGTTGGTGGATGCCGCACATCTTTTGAACTCTCTAAGCGGCATTCCTGATGTTTTCGTGTATAACAGCTTCATATTGATGTTATGTAAAAATGGCAATATGGTAGAAGCTTACGAGCTGTTCAAACAGATGTTTGAGGTGGGGTTGGATCCTGACTCCTTCAATTACACAGCTATTATTGATGGTTACTGTAGAGCATGTGAGCTAGATCAGGCTTTGAAGACATTTGCTCTAATGCTGAAAAGAGGGGTTGAACCAACTTGTATGACATATACAGTGTTGATAGAAAGTTACTGTGACAGAAATGATCTTTGTGGTGCAGAGTACATGCTTTCTGTGATGAAAATGGAGGGTGTGCAACCAGATGTTGTCACTTATAATACATTGATCAATGGTTACAGCAAGAAGGGTCACATGCATAGGGCATATGAGTTGAAGGATGTCATGGAAAAGGATGGTGTATCCACAGATGTGGTGACATATAAtattctcatgcatggcctcatcAAGAGAGGCTATGTCAAGGAATCAAGAGAagtctttaatgaacttgttaGAAGGGGGTTTTCTCCTGACAGAATCACATTTACCAATGTAATCGACAGTTATTCTCAAGATGGAAATTTGGAAGAAGCATTTCTCATATGGTGTAGCATGAGCAATAATGGAATAACACCTGATGTTGTCACTTGTAGTGCTCTCCTTAATTGTTTCTGCAAAAGACAGCGCATGCAAGATGCAAGTGTTTTATTTCACAAGATGTTGGATGCTGGATTGGAGCCTGACCTAATATTGTACAACACTCTCATATGCGGATTCTGTAAAGAAGGGAATATTAGTGAAGCTTGCCGTTTTATGTTCATGATGaatgaaaatgatatttttcctAATAATCTTACATATGAGGCTCTGGTTTGCTGCTTTGAGAAAATTGGAGTGAAAAATGCAGCTGAAAATGCTGCCATGAAGATGCAGGAAATTTTCTTTGAAAAATATAATGATTGATTCTTGATGAATTTTAGATGTGCTTTGATGTCATTATATTGATTGGTGGAGCTTTAAAACAATTGTTTCACCTGCCATCTTCAAACTACCATGAGGGTGAAGTTCCTTAGAGAAGCTTTGGTGGACATGTCTCTATTCAAGCCAGTAAGGTTGTCAGCCAAACAAAAAGACTAAAACTGCATGGTATGTTCCGGTATTTGTCATATGCATTTGTACATTTTTTACCTGGAAATGGATTTTTCATTTTAAAAGAAGAGACAATTTTATTATCCCTTTAACTGATTTTTCTTCTCCGTTTAATTGTGTCCTAGATATGTAGCTTATTTCTTGCAAGTTCAGATCTAATATCTTCCTTTGAGTTGGTAATTCTTTTCTGAATTCAGAAGttggtaaagttatttttgatcttGATTGTGGTTGGCAGGAATATACATTTGTTGTTTGTTTGAAAAGAACATAGGATACAGATCCATTTGGTAATTGCACCTATATTTATCAAACCTTTTCTCGATTCTGTGGTTCTCAGCCTTTTCTAGATTCAGTGGTTTCAACTACTTTGGGGTCATTCATGTTAGCCATCGTATAATATCTTCCATATGTTTTTTgaggtatcttttttttttgtccagaCTTTTAATATagctttttcttaaaatttgttgCTTCCCATTCAGGAGTATACTTCCATAGTGTGGTAAATTCCTCCCTGTGCAAAGATCGAAGACATCTTGATTTGCTACCTCAGTCACGATTTCCTTCGATTCTTCGTTGATCCACTTTCAATTCAAACGGAGGAGCTTTTACATTTAGGTGAGCTTTACATTTCACAATCACACATATATTCTCGGAAACATGAAGGTGAGATTTTACATTTAGGTTGTGTTCATAAGCTTCACAACCTTTGGTTGTTCTACTTCATCAGGTACTTCATTGGATAGTGAAGACATTTCACAATCACAAGAGACTTGCTAAGAACCAAGTAGTTGTATGGTAACCTCTTGAGTTCAAGAGTTCTGAATTGAGTACTTGCATTATTAGCTTCATCCTCTTATCATATGCAGCATTACATGATGCAGTGATGAATTGTCAAGGCTGTCCATGGCCGAGCTTCCACCAAGACACTGAGAAGATATGTGAGGAGAATACTGAGTTCAGGGTTCTGCAGAATGATACCTGTGACAGAATACTCTTCTACAGTGCATTGTGCTTGAGACTTCTTGGTAGCTTTTAATGTAGTCAACAGCAGTTCCTGAGATGGAAGAGCTTGGTTACGATGGATACTGCAACAGTATGGATTGTTACAGACATTACCTGCTCAAGGATGATCAGAGAAGGGCAGTTTCGAGGGTGAGGGAGCTGTTGAGAAGAATTGAGGTGGTGAAGTCACACAAAGGAGGAAAATAAGGCACAGAAGTGCAACTCTGCAACCTACATTGTGAACATGGTATGCTGTACCATGACTTGATCtcccttgtaaagacataaattcATGTTTGACTTCCTTTACAATCTTATTTTTATGAACCATTATAATGTGTGGACACATTAATATGAAATGTTTCTTCCATGCATCTGTGAACACAAAAATACTCAGAATATGAGAATCATTACCAGTTTTTGGGTTCCTAGATATTTACGGGGTCTTATCTGATTCTTCTGGTTACTAGGGTGATTTGTGATGTTACAAGCACCAGCATGCTTAGCACAGATATTTATTGAGCTTGAACAGTAGCTTCATTTCTTGAACAAAAAGTCAACCAATTCCAGCATGGAAGAAATGAATCATGCCATATGCCTTCCCTTTTTGTACCACAAGGAGAAATGATGACTGCTGATGGAGTTCCAAAGGTCAAGGAAGCTTGTGATGACATGGCAGAGTGAAAGATCAAGTTTGGCTTATCGAACTAGTTAGTGCTTCAAACAGAATCCACATTTTATTAGCAGTATTTGGACATTGGAGAATAAATTTTTACAGAACCCAAATCTGATGAATTGAGAACTAGAATTACGTATTCAAAAGCTGAGTTAACAAATAAGGTGATGCAATTATTGCGGCTCCCAAATTGAAAATTGGAGATCAAGATGTGGTTTCATGTTTCGTCATAAGGGAGCAGAAGATGCGAGAGTCACCTGCCAGAAAAGAAGAGGACAACATTGGCATTCAGGTGGAGGGATTGATCAAAAGACAATATATATTTGAGAGACATGATTATATGATAAACTAAAACAATAGTGACTAAAAGCATGAAAAGATCTTATCATCTGCAGAAGATGCAAGAGTCACCTGCCAGAAAAGAAGAGGACAACATTGGCATTCAGGTGGAGGGATTGATCAAAAGACAATATATATTTGAGAGACATGATTATATGATAAACAAAAACAATAGTGACTAAAAGCATGAAAAGATCTTATGACAGTTAATGTACCTCATGCATGGATCACCTCCATATACATTGTTGAGAATGTAGCTTTCCATCCGGCAGAAGATCtgaaatagtctttgcaagctgtGCTGCTCCATGTCGAGGAATTAGAACATCAGGATTACACCAAACAGCACATGGGTCCCCATGGCTTCGACCTAAACACCAACCTCCAGGAACTATCCTACCAGGACCCAGGCTCAAGTTTCCTTATCAAATGTGGTCAAGAACAGGATCATTCTTAGAGAACCTAGTACCAAATGCTGCACCACTTAAAGTAATGTTTTTAAGGTTATCAGCAGATGGGTTCCATCTTTGGAGGTGCACCCCATATCATACAGTGTAGGTGATGATTGACAATAGTCCTATTGAATGCAGGCGAGTTACCAAGGACAGTTTGGAAATAGTTTGTGTATGATGACAGTGTATTTGCATAGTCCATCATAAAAGTTCTTGGCAAATTGTTGGTACCCAATATGCAGTACCCTGTAAATTTCCAGCTGAGGATAACAGAAGCAGAACCTGCACCAGAATGCATAGTAACTTTTCTtgcatctcctctctctcttaaACATAATTAGAAGAGAAAAGCAATAGAATTGCATAATACAAACTGCATGATGAACATGCCATGACTTTGTTTATCTCAAATGAAATTATCTTCAAAACATTATTcagatattttctgaaattgtcTGAAAAAGGAAACTTCAGCAAATGAAAGTGGATTATAATGTAACAGAAGGTTTTAGAATTACATGACAGAGGATGTTCTGTAGAAATTAAAATTTCTGGGATCTagaattataatttaatatttaggaTTAATATTTAAATGCCTGTTGGATCAGTTTCAGTCACCCGATATTTACTGGTTTGAACAAGCACAGGTATTGAAATCTATAGCTCAATAATGATGCACtatagtttttttaatttttaataattttattcaaTAATGCTATGTGTTATAGGTTTGTATATTCCTTGGTATAATGATACTGTACCTGTCTGATAGGTTAATGAAGCCTGAATTTTATTGAGACTTAAAACCTTCTTTGGGATGACCACTCTCAAATTTTTACTTTGTATTTGTTCTTTTGAGCAATAGGTATTTCAGGTACTTAAATAGTACTTAACATACAAGTTTACACAATCCTTCTCTAGATATTTGAAGAGCTGTCAAATAAATTTTATAGCTTTGTATTGCTCATCTCCTATGACTTCATGTATCTTATGATCTAAATCATCTACTTTGTTGTGGATAATCATTTGAAGCATTACCATGATTCTTATTTGCTTATTGCCATTTATACTATAATATGATATCTGTAAGATTGTTGCCAGGATTGATTGGAACCACCTTATAATTTTAATTGTTGCATATTCATGTGAATTTTGTACAGTTCTACAGCTTAGGTGGGTTACTTTCTTGAACTCAATTCTTGTATTCTGATTCACCTCTTCATTCCTTTCTCTCCTGAGTCCTCTTAACAAGTGGCTTAAAGAATTTTGACTAACTTTAAATGTCAACCTTTCATCATGGATGCTGAAATCCTACTCAACACGTTATACATATGGTTTTCTCAAATTATCGATTACATTTGTAAATTCGAAATTGGTCCTTGAGTTTCAACTTGTAGAAATTAATAGATTAAACTTTCAAAGCGATTTCAGTCATGTCCTATGATTAGATTTGCTGGAGTGTTGATATGGAGGTTGAGAAAGTTGCCAAAAATGGTTGGAAAGTTGTCATAAGGGTAGGAAAGCTAACTTATATGGCAAACAAATAATAGAAAAGAGGAAATTTACAAGGATAAAAGGAAGAAGGCATCAATCCTCCTTTCCTTATTGTTCGCCTATGGTTAAGTAACATATTCAAATATCAATATAAAAGTGTAATACCCTGATTTAGACTCACAAttaaagactaagattgacttgtaAGGATCTTATGGGTGTACTATTATTAACTTTGACTTAAGTATTTTAGGTCGATGGTTTAGGCCTAACGAAGTTTACAGACCAATTATCCTATCAGGTCGGGTTGCGACAATTGGCATCAGAACCAATCTAATATTGGGGCATGGTGAAAGGCTCGAGTGGGAAAGGCCTACTCGTGAACAGTGTCAAAGGGCACATCACAACGTGTATCCACCACTGGAGTATGCCTCGCATGGTAGCTATGCTAGGCCCCAATCATGATGTCAAGCCCTTAACTAATGGAGATTATAATCCCCATCGATTTAGTCCTACACTGAAAGTGGGTAAAGACTAAGATTGACCTGTAAGCATTTAATGCGTATACTACTATTGATTTTGACTTAAGAATTTTCAATCAGTGACTCAATGAATTTAATAGATCAGTTATCCCATCAAGTTGGGTCgtgataattggtattagagtcgaCCTACAATTGAGGCAAGATGAgatgctcgagtaggaaaggggctATCATGAATGGGGCCAAAGGGTCAATCACTGTGTGGAGCCATCACTGGACTATACCTCACATGTACTATACTAGGGTATGATTCTCGGTTATGCTAGGCTTtgatgaggacgtcaagccttaAGTGGGCGAGATTGTAATACTTTAATTAAGTCCCACAATGGATGTGGGCAAAGCTAAAATTAGCTTCTAATGATTTGATTAGTGTACTTCTAATAGGACTTTGACTTAAGTATTTTAGGCCAATTGTTTAAACTCAATGAAATTAATAGGTTAGTTATTCTGTTAGGCTAGGTTGTGACAAGAAGACATTGTTTAATTAATGCAAGGTTTGCAATTTTgtgccgtaccggagtttcgacgttcgctcggtacgataCAAAACTATATATCgtgcggtataccgttcggtatatatatatatatacatgtatacattgaTACAttgatacatatacatacacacacacatatatatatatatatatatatatatatatatatgcatatatatatatatgcatacatatatatatgcatacatatatatatgcatacatatatatatatatatatatttaaaaggcgacgttgcatcgcctcggcaacgtcgccttttccttcccctacgtggggcgacgtcgcctcgtttatatatatatatatatatatatatatatatatatatttatttatttataaaaggcaACTTCGCGTCGCGTCGACGACGTTGCGTCGTGTCGATGACAtcgcccacacacacacacacacacacacaggtggtccgtgtaccggtaagctgatggaccggtacataccgcccgttccagacggtattattcgaaattgcatacctcttCAATGCCCATTGATAGCTTAATGTGCCATGTGCGACCACCAT
Above is a genomic segment from Musa acuminata AAA Group cultivar baxijiao chromosome BXJ3-4, Cavendish_Baxijiao_AAA, whole genome shotgun sequence containing:
- the LOC103981410 gene encoding pentatricopeptide repeat-containing protein At2g19280-like, whose product is MPCSLWRRSVQSSLALCHFDSIPISPGLPLLHRRHWALPCESLLSDSESSSAPEDCCSHHYHYPRTTERISYRPCRLAASRRRYYLSRQWFCRADMMKRMRANLSHRGWILGSPNSLEVELCERNVVALLNDLFEGSSDAALAFYFFRLSQWYNGSKHGVRAVSTMVHIAVTGNMNHIAVKLLRIIARNVDEHSDGVQHQLVFGVLRETCTNRRVLETVYSMLVMCYVDKGMVKMAIRLVDDMRNLGMYPTIRVYNSLIKLLLESKQYEVAWQVFVEMPSSSFGSNQCIVRIVSLFIRELGAHGDFDCACKLLFEIQKYGGQADVVVYTTMINALCKWGLLKEAAALLYKMLQLGISHDDVLVSSVVNGYCKAGRLVDAAHLLNSLSGIPDVFVYNSFILMLCKNGNMVEAYELFKQMFEVGLDPDSFNYTAIIDGYCRACELDQALKTFALMLKRGVEPTCMTYTVLIESYCDRNDLCGAEYMLSVMKMEGVQPDVVTYNTLINGYSKKGHMHRAYELKDVMEKDGVSTDVVTYNILMHGLIKRGYVKESREVFNELVRRGFSPDRITFTNVIDSYSQDGNLEEAFLIWCSMSNNGITPDVVTCSALLNCFCKRQRMQDASVLFHKMLDAGLEPDLILYNTLICGFCKEGNISEACRFMFMMNENDIFPNNLTYEALVCCFEKIGVKNAAENAAMKMQEIFFEKYND